A part of Paenibacillus sp. sptzw28 genomic DNA contains:
- a CDS encoding GerAB/ArcD/ProY family transporter codes for MKALTSWQLYGLMFLFQLGTSVVFGLAGQAKQNAWITVLISALLGMGLLWMYSRLFAANPGANWSDLLHLAFGRFAGAALNVVYTFIFIYSAARDLRDVGELTNTFLLPQTPMPFTMFLFQLLVAYVCYAGVPRMGQMAELNVPVILFFFAVEIALLVGSGHTRLSLLLPVADKWRPILTSAIPGSISVPYAEAFAFATFWTMMKSPAQFRRMAVLSAASAGGVLMILDLLAVSTIGPEIFSRSFFPLMTTFHMVNIGDFVQNIDPLIVTNYMVGVLFKVSVFTYAACAMISGLWKVPGHKAAAIPVSILTLLFALYMAENLSSHLFTGHQWATWVIFPPFFIVMPMLVLLILKIKTAAGKGGG; via the coding sequence GTGAAAGCACTCACTTCCTGGCAGTTGTACGGTCTCATGTTTCTTTTTCAGCTAGGAACGAGCGTCGTTTTCGGACTTGCCGGTCAAGCCAAGCAGAATGCCTGGATCACCGTCCTTATCAGCGCATTGCTGGGAATGGGGCTTCTGTGGATGTATTCAAGGCTGTTTGCAGCAAATCCGGGCGCTAATTGGAGCGACCTGCTCCATCTTGCGTTCGGGCGTTTCGCGGGCGCCGCCCTGAATGTGGTTTACACCTTTATCTTCATCTATTCCGCGGCCCGGGATTTAAGAGATGTCGGTGAGTTAACGAACACTTTCCTGCTGCCACAAACACCGATGCCGTTCACAATGTTCCTCTTTCAGCTGCTTGTCGCTTACGTCTGCTATGCCGGCGTTCCGCGGATGGGACAAATGGCCGAGCTCAACGTTCCGGTTATCCTGTTTTTCTTCGCGGTGGAAATCGCTCTGCTCGTCGGTTCCGGACACACCCGGCTGTCTCTGCTTTTGCCGGTGGCCGATAAGTGGAGACCGATTCTGACGTCCGCAATTCCCGGCAGCATCTCGGTTCCTTATGCGGAAGCCTTCGCTTTCGCGACATTTTGGACCATGATGAAATCTCCCGCTCAGTTTCGAAGAATGGCTGTTCTCTCGGCCGCGTCTGCCGGCGGCGTACTGATGATACTCGATCTGCTCGCGGTCAGTACCATTGGCCCTGAAATCTTCTCCCGCTCCTTTTTTCCGCTGATGACAACTTTTCACATGGTCAATATCGGGGATTTCGTACAAAATATTGATCCGCTTATTGTCACCAATTATATGGTAGGCGTGCTGTTTAAGGTATCGGTTTTCACTTATGCGGCGTGCGCGATGATCTCGGGCTTATGGAAGGTGCCCGGTCACAAGGCGGCTGCTATTCCCGTATCGATCCTTACCCTGCTGTTCGCCCTGTACATGGCGGAAAACCTCAGCAGCCACCTCTTCACAGGGCACCAATGGGCTACTTGGGTCATTTTTCCACCATTTTTTATCGTCATGCCAATGCTTGTTCTGCTTATCCTCAAAATTAAAACAGCAGCCGGAAAGGGTGGTGGATAA
- a CDS encoding spore germination protein: MVDNVPQQSIRLSTQDDLDQFAGALRLALGSMPDLVIRKVGTSQVIYISGIVDQKRIEREIIEPLLSSPSPESGALPVTSPSVELTDDIQTALEALLSGEAAVAVCGFGRVMLVNVASAPHRAVSEPATENAIHGPREGFTEDLDINVGILRRILRSEKLRMKAWEVGTSAKTEVRMVYMEGIADSKLVEEMTARIDAVKLEALIETNYLAENIKDRPLSLFPTIQTTERPDIVHAALMKGKVAIMVDNSPFVLIVPFTFWNAFQANEDYYLMYSSATFVRAIRAFFIIWALTLPSLYVALTTFHIEMLPTNLLLAIAASRERAPFPAMLEALIMESVFEALREAIVRLPRILSQAVSVVGALVIGQAIVQAGVVSIPMVIVVSVTGIASLMIPRYEMTFAIRILRLALLLLAGSLGFYGIALGLFFTQVYLTGVRSAGTPYMTPVAPLLLSGMKDFLIRKQFGRK, translated from the coding sequence GTGGTGGATAATGTGCCCCAGCAATCGATACGGTTGTCGACACAGGACGATCTGGACCAATTCGCAGGAGCGCTGCGGCTGGCCCTCGGATCGATGCCGGATTTGGTCATCCGCAAGGTGGGGACCTCACAGGTAATTTATATTTCGGGGATTGTCGACCAGAAACGGATCGAACGGGAAATCATTGAGCCGCTCTTGTCGTCTCCCTCTCCCGAATCGGGTGCTCTTCCCGTGACATCGCCCTCTGTCGAGCTTACGGACGATATTCAGACGGCGCTCGAAGCGCTCCTCTCGGGGGAAGCCGCGGTCGCCGTTTGCGGATTCGGCCGTGTTATGCTGGTTAATGTCGCCTCCGCCCCGCATCGCGCCGTATCGGAGCCGGCGACGGAAAACGCGATTCATGGCCCCAGGGAAGGCTTCACAGAGGATTTGGACATCAACGTTGGAATTCTTCGGCGGATATTAAGAAGCGAGAAGCTTAGAATGAAGGCTTGGGAAGTGGGGACATCGGCAAAGACCGAAGTCCGGATGGTTTATATGGAAGGTATCGCCGACAGCAAGTTGGTAGAGGAAATGACGGCAAGGATAGACGCCGTGAAGCTTGAGGCGCTCATCGAAACGAATTACCTTGCGGAGAACATTAAGGACCGGCCGTTAAGCCTGTTTCCGACGATTCAGACGACCGAACGCCCCGATATCGTCCATGCGGCTCTCATGAAGGGGAAGGTCGCGATTATGGTCGACAATTCCCCGTTTGTCCTAATCGTTCCTTTTACATTCTGGAACGCTTTCCAGGCCAATGAAGATTATTACCTGATGTACAGCAGTGCGACGTTCGTGCGGGCGATTCGAGCCTTTTTCATCATATGGGCGTTGACACTTCCATCCCTTTACGTAGCCCTCACTACCTTTCATATTGAGATGCTGCCGACGAATTTGCTGCTTGCCATTGCGGCGTCCCGCGAGCGCGCTCCCTTTCCGGCTATGCTCGAAGCGCTGATCATGGAAAGCGTATTCGAAGCTCTGCGGGAAGCGATTGTGAGATTGCCGCGGATCTTGAGCCAAGCGGTCAGCGTCGTCGGCGCCTTGGTCATCGGACAAGCGATTGTTCAGGCCGGCGTCGTATCTATACCCATGGTTATTGTCGTATCGGTTACCGGTATCGCTTCCCTGATGATTCCCCGCTACGAGATGACATTCGCCATTCGCATCCTTCGCCTGGCGCTGCTTCTGCTCGCAGGGTCGCTCGGCTTTTACGGCATTGCGCTAGGTCTATTTTTTACGCAGGTTTATTTGACCGGCGTACGTTCGGCGGGAACACCGTATATGACGCCTGTCGCACCGCTGCTTCTGAGCGGCATGAAAGATTTTCTCATTCGCAAACAGTTTGGACGGAAATAA
- a CDS encoding Ger(x)C family spore germination protein, which yields MLNRLIPAFLVLGLSAALTSGCWDRKEILDVAIVMITAVDEGSKPGTYRAHAHMVDPKRLVSAGSPAQGGAAQPIVHVPTEGRNINEARSKAELSLPRDIMSSHRRVFLMGESLARKGVAEVLDQISRNPQNRLNAIIAIAENSTAEKMIDLKFTMETFGAEVLRELTIRKARIPTSIKDFYIASTTPGQQPVAVSFVEQKGKISISGIAIFKDYKLVGFLKGLEAGALNGLLGGSPRSNVMLRVPGSKGDISIQVSDLKARGKVDFRNGKPVFTFRFKVAGKVLDNGTNIDLSNPQNVEKVNKVFSDKMERACNSMFARLQHEYKADSAGLGAMIYRKDSGYWERIEKRWPSMYVKQKVICQVETTITNVGSIGAPLYIPEKEVKK from the coding sequence ATGCTGAACCGGTTGATACCCGCGTTTCTAGTACTTGGCCTCAGCGCAGCGCTTACGTCCGGCTGCTGGGACCGGAAAGAAATTTTGGACGTCGCTATCGTAATGATTACCGCGGTGGATGAAGGCAGCAAGCCCGGTACATACCGGGCACACGCGCATATGGTCGACCCGAAAAGACTAGTCAGTGCCGGTTCCCCCGCTCAAGGAGGGGCGGCACAACCGATCGTTCATGTTCCTACTGAAGGAAGGAACATCAACGAAGCCCGGAGTAAAGCGGAATTATCGCTGCCAAGGGATATTATGAGCTCGCACCGACGTGTGTTCCTTATGGGCGAATCGCTTGCCCGGAAGGGTGTCGCCGAGGTCCTCGATCAGATCAGCCGAAACCCGCAAAACCGCCTAAACGCGATTATTGCAATCGCCGAAAACAGCACTGCGGAAAAGATGATCGATTTGAAATTTACAATGGAAACTTTCGGGGCTGAGGTGCTGCGCGAGCTGACCATTCGCAAAGCGCGCATCCCGACGTCGATCAAAGACTTTTACATCGCATCGACAACTCCCGGTCAGCAGCCGGTTGCAGTGAGCTTCGTAGAGCAAAAGGGAAAAATTTCCATAAGTGGAATCGCAATTTTCAAGGACTACAAGCTGGTCGGCTTCCTGAAAGGGCTGGAAGCGGGTGCCTTGAACGGACTGCTTGGCGGCAGCCCGCGGAGCAACGTCATGCTGCGGGTGCCGGGGAGCAAGGGCGACATATCGATTCAGGTGAGCGATCTTAAGGCACGCGGAAAGGTTGATTTTCGCAACGGGAAGCCTGTTTTTACATTTCGATTTAAAGTAGCCGGGAAAGTTCTGGATAATGGTACAAATATCGACTTATCCAATCCACAGAACGTTGAAAAGGTGAATAAAGTGTTTTCCGACAAAATGGAACGCGCCTGCAACTCGATGTTTGCCCGTTTGCAGCATGAATATAAAGCCGACAGCGCAGGGCTGGGTGCAATGATTTACAGAAAAGACTCGGGGTATTGGGAACGTATTGAAAAGCGGTGGCCCAGCATGTATGTCAAGCAAAAGGTTATCTGCCAGGTGGAAACGACAATAACAAACGTCGGTTCTATCGGAGCGCCGCTGTATATCCCTGAGAAAGAGGTGAAGAAGTAA
- a CDS encoding DUF1835 domain-containing protein, translating into MLHIVNGDSVASKLKQGDIQGEILVWREVYPVGPVFADMAESGNRSVRAQYLERTLGIPQSEFINISETQEKTLQDFRKHKEIVLWFEHDLFDQTMLCYLLHWFAKQQLGQTKLNLLCIGGYPGIELFRGLGQLTAKQLEELFGTWQPVGRRELELGGKVWEAYASNDAQRHTRILHEDTSALPFVRAAFEAHLVRLPSTHNGLGSIEQTTLETVAGGINKPFELFDQAGNKLNILGMGDLEYWYRLAKMSEEPYPLLSIEGSVAFPNFKLPVPSFGECVITLTELGREVLAGNQDWAAVNRMDEWFGGLQFQGETMAWRWDASHKTVVKV; encoded by the coding sequence ATGCTTCATATCGTGAACGGCGATTCCGTCGCAAGCAAGTTAAAGCAGGGAGATATTCAAGGGGAAATCCTGGTATGGAGGGAAGTGTACCCGGTTGGGCCTGTATTCGCCGACATGGCAGAGAGCGGCAACCGCTCGGTACGCGCTCAGTATCTGGAACGGACTCTGGGGATCCCGCAGAGTGAATTTATCAATATAAGCGAAACGCAAGAAAAAACCCTGCAGGACTTCAGGAAACATAAAGAAATCGTATTATGGTTTGAGCATGATCTGTTCGATCAGACGATGCTTTGCTATTTGCTTCATTGGTTTGCAAAGCAGCAGCTGGGACAAACGAAATTAAATTTACTGTGCATCGGCGGATACCCGGGGATTGAATTGTTTCGGGGTCTCGGGCAGCTGACCGCAAAGCAGCTGGAAGAGCTGTTTGGTACCTGGCAGCCGGTCGGCCGCCGCGAGCTGGAGCTGGGAGGCAAAGTTTGGGAAGCATATGCATCGAATGATGCGCAGCGGCATACCCGGATCCTTCACGAAGACACTTCGGCTCTACCTTTCGTACGCGCCGCTTTCGAAGCTCATCTCGTACGGCTGCCTTCCACTCATAACGGACTTGGAAGCATAGAGCAAACTACTTTGGAGACGGTTGCAGGCGGAATAAATAAACCATTCGAGCTGTTTGATCAGGCAGGAAATAAATTGAACATACTGGGCATGGGTGATTTGGAATATTGGTACCGCTTGGCCAAAATGTCGGAAGAACCTTATCCGTTACTGAGTATCGAAGGATCAGTCGCATTTCCGAACTTCAAATTGCCGGTGCCGTCCTTTGGTGAATGCGTCATCACTTTAACGGAGCTCGGACGGGAGGTTCTGGCGGGAAATCAGGATTGGGCGGCGGTAAACCGGATGGATGAGTGGTTTGGAGGTCTTCAATTCCAAGGGGAAACAATGGCATGGCGGTGGGATGCGTCGCACAAGACGGTTGTTAAGGTGTGA
- a CDS encoding SDR family oxidoreductase, with translation MNRLRGKSALVTGASRGIGRGIALRLAQEGAVVAVHYGKNHSAAEEVVREIRLKGGKAFTIGADLTSFSSVHELFAVLDASLEEHTGESRFDILVNNAGIGQYATIEETTEQSFDEVMNLHIKAPVFTIQQALPRMKDDGRIINISSAVTRIAFPNLLGYSISKGALNTLTYVLAQQLGDRKITINAILPGVIDTDMNAATLQSPEGQKFASGLSTFGRWGQPEDVADIAAFLASPDSRWVTGQLIDASGGSHL, from the coding sequence ATGAACAGGTTGAGAGGTAAATCCGCATTGGTTACGGGCGCAAGCCGGGGCATCGGTCGCGGTATCGCGCTGCGCCTCGCGCAGGAAGGCGCAGTTGTTGCGGTCCACTATGGAAAAAACCACAGCGCCGCGGAGGAGGTTGTGCGCGAGATCCGGCTGAAGGGAGGAAAGGCATTCACTATCGGCGCTGACTTAACGTCCTTTAGCAGCGTACATGAATTGTTTGCCGTCCTGGATGCATCGCTTGAGGAACATACGGGAGAATCACGCTTTGATATTCTTGTCAATAATGCAGGAATCGGGCAGTACGCAACCATTGAGGAGACGACAGAACAATCATTCGACGAGGTAATGAACCTTCATATCAAAGCGCCGGTTTTTACGATCCAGCAAGCTCTGCCGCGAATGAAGGACGATGGCAGAATTATTAATATTTCATCGGCTGTTACAAGGATCGCATTCCCAAACCTGTTGGGGTACAGCATCTCGAAGGGTGCGCTCAATACACTGACCTATGTCCTGGCCCAGCAGCTTGGGGATCGAAAGATCACGATTAATGCGATTCTTCCCGGAGTTATCGATACCGATATGAATGCCGCAACGCTGCAAAGCCCCGAAGGACAGAAATTCGCCTCGGGCCTGTCTACCTTCGGCAGGTGGGGCCAGCCCGAAGACGTCGCTGATATCGCCGCATTTCTTGCCTCGCCTGACAGCCGGTGGGTAACCGGCCAGTTGATCGACGCAAGCGGTGGCTCGCACCTGTAG
- a CDS encoding FMN-binding glutamate synthase family protein, whose product MLRFIENLIRSAINETVDKAMTRAIRDQYTENLFGMIPSTTKVGVTNLMEIAMRANQGTPVSRPLGSPIHLSPWEKILFNPVHLFRSPTPENVGISTSVTIGRRARRPMTISIPIMIAAMSFGGALSKSAKIALAKAATAMGTATNSGEAGLLEEEREAAQLFIGQYNRGGWMNTPDKYRRLDAIEIQLGQGAQGSAPQRTTAKNIGEEFREVFELQEGEDALIHSRLPGVNTKDDFIQLVRSLRDETGVPVGLKIAATHHLEKELQIAIEAEVDFVTLDGAEGGTHGGPPTLQDDVGLPTLFAITRASEYFARKGVFRDINLIATGGLITPGHMLKAIALGADCVYIGTAAIMALVSEQMVEALPFEPPTSLVVYSGKLTDQLDVDKAAMNLTRYLNACVVEMEQVAVTLGKTALTDISKADVCTIDPFIAKAAGIQLGYVSPENQDRFYEETRPLFAAGEAEIDGEQHINVH is encoded by the coding sequence ATGTTGAGATTCATTGAGAATTTAATCCGTTCCGCAATCAACGAGACCGTGGACAAAGCAATGACAAGGGCAATCAGAGACCAGTATACCGAAAATTTGTTTGGAATGATTCCCTCAACCACCAAGGTAGGCGTTACCAATCTTATGGAGATTGCGATGCGGGCGAATCAGGGAACTCCTGTCTCCAGGCCTCTTGGAAGCCCTATTCATCTATCTCCGTGGGAGAAAATTCTGTTCAACCCCGTACACCTCTTCCGGTCTCCGACACCGGAAAACGTCGGAATAAGCACTTCCGTTACGATCGGCCGCCGGGCAAGAAGGCCCATGACAATTTCCATCCCGATAATGATCGCCGCTATGTCTTTCGGCGGTGCGTTAAGCAAAAGCGCCAAGATTGCTTTAGCTAAAGCCGCGACCGCAATGGGAACTGCAACAAACTCCGGTGAAGCGGGACTGCTGGAGGAGGAGCGGGAGGCGGCTCAATTGTTCATCGGGCAGTATAATCGGGGCGGCTGGATGAACACCCCGGACAAATATAGACGTCTGGACGCCATTGAAATTCAATTGGGGCAAGGGGCGCAAGGCTCTGCTCCGCAGCGCACGACAGCAAAAAATATCGGTGAGGAGTTTAGAGAGGTATTCGAATTACAGGAAGGCGAAGACGCATTAATTCATTCCCGACTTCCGGGAGTTAATACCAAGGATGATTTTATTCAATTGGTCAGGTCTTTAAGAGATGAAACCGGAGTGCCCGTGGGCTTAAAAATTGCCGCTACCCATCATCTTGAAAAAGAGCTGCAAATTGCGATAGAAGCGGAAGTGGATTTCGTCACTCTTGATGGTGCGGAAGGCGGCACCCACGGGGGGCCGCCAACCTTACAGGATGATGTTGGATTACCGACTTTATTCGCAATAACCAGGGCATCTGAATATTTTGCGCGAAAAGGAGTGTTTCGGGATATCAACCTTATAGCAACAGGGGGATTGATTACACCCGGGCACATGCTGAAGGCGATTGCATTAGGCGCAGATTGCGTCTACATCGGAACGGCGGCTATTATGGCGCTTGTGAGCGAACAGATGGTGGAAGCCTTACCCTTTGAACCACCTACCAGTTTAGTCGTTTATTCAGGTAAATTGACAGACCAGTTGGATGTCGACAAGGCAGCCATGAACTTGACCAGATATTTAAACGCATGTGTCGTGGAAATGGAGCAGGTAGCCGTAACACTTGGTAAAACCGCATTGACGGATATATCAAAAGCCGACGTATGCACGATTGACCCCTTTATAGCCAAGGCAGCCGGTATTCAGCTCGGATACGTTTCTCCTGAGAATCAAGACCGTTTCTATGAAGAGACTAGACCTTTATTCGCTGCGGGTGAAGCTGAAATAGACGGCGAACAGCATATAAACGTACATTAA
- a CDS encoding DUF2277 domain-containing protein: MCRNIKTLFNFDPPATEDEIQAAALQFVRKLSGFNEPSKANEEAFHRAIREVTDVARNLLDSLVTNAGPRSREVEIERARARNARRFGTREE; the protein is encoded by the coding sequence ATGTGCAGAAATATAAAGACACTATTCAACTTCGATCCTCCCGCTACCGAAGATGAGATTCAAGCGGCAGCGCTCCAATTTGTAAGAAAGCTCTCGGGCTTCAATGAGCCTTCGAAGGCGAACGAAGAGGCGTTCCACCGCGCCATCCGGGAGGTGACCGACGTTGCCCGCAACCTGCTGGACTCGCTGGTAACCAATGCCGGGCCCCGCAGCCGAGAGGTGGAGATCGAGCGCGCCCGCGCCAGGAATGCGCGAAGGTTCGGAACCCGGGAAGAGTAG
- a CDS encoding amidoligase family protein, producing MWPRTIDWKQIRFGVEIEFVGGHPQEVELLPGWEMSLDEKQIDETGAESGSELKAPPLVWEERVQIREMLSRLQLQGAAVNWSCGLHVHVDLNTWGQAIVLPMIDAALSVQNALKLLLCTSEHRRIFCPPVTEEMRRRFSLEPGPAALRNHGRPQSHRCGINTAAWFDIGTVEIRYANGSLNYDEIIRTVELCLRFVAAVGEGRKLPADPHKLAIELGAPTDGYPPDAPAPQWYKERMWLEEALIPIFAPIAAQLVQQGEIHHILPVPEGILVAVERPDEELSRYIFRPSVTGWKLLDIAL from the coding sequence ATGTGGCCTAGAACGATTGATTGGAAACAGATTCGATTTGGAGTTGAAATTGAGTTTGTCGGCGGGCACCCCCAGGAAGTGGAGCTCTTGCCCGGCTGGGAAATGTCGCTTGACGAGAAGCAGATTGACGAAACAGGCGCCGAATCGGGCAGTGAGCTCAAGGCACCGCCTTTGGTTTGGGAGGAACGGGTCCAAATCCGTGAGATGCTTAGCCGGCTGCAGCTGCAAGGGGCAGCGGTTAATTGGAGCTGCGGGCTCCATGTCCATGTCGATTTGAACACTTGGGGACAAGCGATTGTATTGCCAATGATCGATGCTGCTCTATCGGTACAAAACGCACTCAAGCTGTTATTGTGTACCAGTGAACACCGGCGCATATTCTGCCCTCCGGTAACTGAGGAAATGAGGCGGCGTTTCAGCCTTGAGCCTGGTCCGGCCGCACTTCGTAATCATGGTCGCCCCCAGTCTCATCGCTGCGGAATCAATACGGCTGCATGGTTTGATATCGGGACGGTCGAAATTCGATATGCCAATGGGTCCTTGAACTATGACGAAATCATTAGAACGGTGGAGCTCTGCCTGCGCTTCGTTGCGGCGGTTGGGGAGGGACGTAAGCTGCCCGCCGATCCCCATAAGCTGGCGATCGAATTGGGAGCTCCCACTGACGGTTATCCGCCTGATGCCCCGGCACCGCAGTGGTATAAGGAAAGAATGTGGCTCGAGGAAGCGCTCATACCGATCTTTGCTCCGATTGCAGCTCAGCTTGTGCAGCAAGGTGAAATTCATCATATCCTGCCTGTTCCGGAAGGGATTCTCGTTGCAGTCGAACGTCCGGATGAAGAATTGAGCAGATATATTTTTCGTCCGTCAGTGACCGGCTGGAAGCTCTTAGATATTGCACTGTGA